caataattttataaaccaaATAAGATATTCACAAAGAAATTGATGTTCAAACAATCTTACTCATCACAATCATCAGTACTAAAATAAAGATCTCTAAGTTTGAAAAAGTCTGGAGAGTCAACAAACTATCCGAACCGGCTTGGTGACTATTCCCAACAACATGATCAACCTTCAAACTCTTCGCCAATTTCTCTACCCACCGACATTAATTCCACGGCAAAACTTAATCATGTGCTTCGTGTCATAAATATTAGACCCGAATAATTTAGAGACAACAGCCTTAGGGCAATTTCCTTCCGGTGAGAACCTTAACCATGTACCCTGAATCATAGGAACTAAATATGGAAAGTGACCAAGTCAGATTCAGCCtattaaacataattttaatCTCAGAAATAATCTTCTAAATGCCCCAATTAAGATCCCCTCTTCCCTAATCTTGACGAAATCGATTCTTTGTTCTGCGAGTAACTGAATTGTGTCCGGATTATGATAGTTGCCACCGAAGTCGAAGCCTTTGAAATTGAATTCCCAGACGTAGCAAGAATCGGTGCCAAGGTCTGGTAAGTGGCCGGCATAATTGGAGAGGGCGAGACCCAACTGAATGAGTTTCAGAGAATCGACATTGGCCTTTACGAGTTTGTAAGCGTAGGAAGATGGAAGCTTTGAGTAGTGGCAGTTTTTGTCGAACACATGTATGAATCCTGGGAACTCTGTCAAAGGCAACATGGCAGTAACAGGG
The Arachis duranensis cultivar V14167 chromosome 5, aradu.V14167.gnm2.J7QH, whole genome shotgun sequence genome window above contains:
- the LOC107489198 gene encoding probable CCR4-associated factor 1 homolog 11, translating into MDPGGCKFGHQILNLSLLSLNRFFPVTAMLPLTEFPGFIHVFDKNCHYSKLPSSYAYKLVKANVDSLKLIQLGLALSNYAGHLPDLGTDSCYVWEFNFKGFDFGGNYHNPDTIQLLAEQRIDFVKIREEGILIGAFRRLFLRLKLCLIG